The Mycolicibacterium mucogenicum DSM 44124 genomic sequence GACTTGATGATGCAACAGATGAATCATTGATTCATCTGTTGATACCAGTTGGCAGGAGTTTCAGGTGGCAGTCGACGACGTCGGACGTGCATATCTCGTTGACGCGGTCAGGCCCCTGCACCCCGAAGAACAGACAGTCGCCGAAATGCTCCAGGGCTGGCGCAACCAGCAACTCAGCCGCAATCTGCAGTTCGAGACTATCGACGCCCGCATCAAGCAGGTGCAGCGCTTCATCGAGCACTCGAACGAATTCCCATGGACCTGGACCGTCGCCATGGTCGACGAGTTCTTCGGCGATCTTCGAAGTATCCACAAACTCGCCCAGTCGTCGATCCGTTCGTATCAGGTCGGCCTACGACAGTTCTGCTCCTATATCAGCAATCCGGACTACGGCTGGGACCGCATCTGCGAAGCACTGTTCGGGACCCACCCATCCCAAGTCTTCTTCGACTGGAACACCGCTCGCCATGTCCAGGAGAACGAGGCCCAACCCGAGAAACGCGCATTCACCAAGCGCGAACTTCAAGACTTCTTCGATCATGCCGACGAGCAGGTATCTGCCGTCGTAGCTTCGGGCAGAAAGGGTTGGCTGCCCGCATACCGCGACGCCGTGATGTTCAAGATCGCCTACTCGTATGGGTTGCGGTTCAACGAACTGGCCCACTTGCAGACGGTCGACTTCGCAAGGAACCCCCACGCTAAGGAGTTCGGAAAGTTCGGCCTGGTTCATGTGCGATACGGCAAAGCGAAGAAGGGCTCCCCGCCGAAGCGGCGCAGCGTCCTGACAGTCTTCGACTGGACACCCGAAGTACTGGTCGACTGGCTGGAGAATGGTCAGCCCCATATGGACGACGGGATCGACCTGTTCCCCAGCGAACGTGGAAATCTCGTCTCGGAAACCACCCTCATCAGGCGGTTCCGCCGCTACTGTGACGATCTCGACCTCTCGCCCGTCCTCGACCTCCACTCGTTCCGACGGTCCTATGCAACGCACTTGCTCGAAGCCGGCTGGGACGCGATGTTCGTCCAACACCAAATGGGCCATGAGCATGCGTCGACCACAGCGATCTATAGCTGTGTCAGCAGCGACTACCGCACCCGGACGCTGCGAAATGCGCTCGACGCCACTATCGCCGCAGCGCTTCAGCCGAAGCAGAACGGCGGCGCCGGATGAAACGCGATGTCGATTACCAATGGCGGCTCGCCGAGCTTATGGCGGGTAACCAGATGCACAACAGCACCGACCTCATCCCACGGCTGAATGAACGCGGCATCACGCTGTCACGGCCACAGGTCTACCGACTCGTCCACCAAAGACCCGAACGAGTTTCTCTGAAGCTAATCGCCGCACTCTGCGACATCTTCG encodes the following:
- a CDS encoding tyrosine-type recombinase/integrase, whose translation is MAVDDVGRAYLVDAVRPLHPEEQTVAEMLQGWRNQQLSRNLQFETIDARIKQVQRFIEHSNEFPWTWTVAMVDEFFGDLRSIHKLAQSSIRSYQVGLRQFCSYISNPDYGWDRICEALFGTHPSQVFFDWNTARHVQENEAQPEKRAFTKRELQDFFDHADEQVSAVVASGRKGWLPAYRDAVMFKIAYSYGLRFNELAHLQTVDFARNPHAKEFGKFGLVHVRYGKAKKGSPPKRRSVLTVFDWTPEVLVDWLENGQPHMDDGIDLFPSERGNLVSETTLIRRFRRYCDDLDLSPVLDLHSFRRSYATHLLEAGWDAMFVQHQMGHEHASTTAIYSCVSSDYRTRTLRNALDATIAAALQPKQNGGAG
- a CDS encoding helix-turn-helix domain-containing protein; the protein is MKRDVDYQWRLAELMAGNQMHNSTDLIPRLNERGITLSRPQVYRLVHQRPERVSLKLIAALCDIFDCGPDDLVTVTAADARRKAASAGRENVVELNKTIRPKRARILSDDD